From one Rhizobium rosettiformans genomic stretch:
- the thiC gene encoding phosphomethylpyrimidine synthase ThiC, whose translation MNIAPNFPKPDVTTGPLPASTKIFLAGDMHPDIRVPLRQIALHPTSGEPPVNVYDSSGPYTDPLATIAIDQGLARRRLDWVRQRGDVEAYDGRDVKPEDNGFVSAEKLTPAFPVKHQPLRATGGKAVTQLAYARAGIITPEMEYVAIRENLARKAMKEALIRDGESFGAAIPDHVTPEFVRQEIALGRAIIPANINHPELEPMIIGRNFLVKINANIGNSAVTSSMAEEVEKMVWAIRWGADTVMDLSTGRNIHNIRDWILRNSPVPIGTVPLYQALEKVGGIAEDLTWEVYRDTLIEQAEQGVDYFTIHAGVRLHYIPLTVNRVTGIVSRGGSIMAKWCLHHHKESFLYEHFEEICDICRAYDVSFSLGDGLRPGSIADANDAAQFAELETLGELTKIAWEKDCQVMIEGPGHVPMHKIKENMDKQLKTCGEAPFYTLGPLTTDIAPGYDHITSGIGAAMIGWFGTAMLCYVTPKEHLGLPDRDDVKVGVITYKIAAHAADLAKGHPAAQLRDDALSRARFEFRWEDQFNLSLDPETARSMHDETLPKEAHKVAHFCSMCGPKFCSMRISHDIRAEAQKEGLTAMAEKYRAGGDLYMTADEIAALETGEQS comes from the coding sequence ATGAACATTGCCCCTAACTTCCCAAAGCCCGACGTCACCACCGGGCCGCTTCCCGCCTCGACCAAGATCTTCTTAGCAGGAGACATGCATCCGGACATTCGCGTACCCCTGCGCCAGATCGCGCTGCACCCGACTTCGGGCGAACCACCGGTTAATGTCTACGATTCCTCAGGTCCCTACACAGATCCGCTGGCAACCATCGCAATCGATCAAGGCCTTGCCCGCCGCCGTCTGGATTGGGTCAGGCAGCGCGGCGATGTGGAGGCCTATGACGGCCGCGATGTAAAGCCAGAGGACAACGGCTTCGTCTCCGCAGAGAAACTCACGCCGGCGTTTCCCGTGAAACATCAGCCGCTTCGCGCAACGGGCGGCAAGGCCGTCACACAGCTCGCCTATGCCCGCGCCGGCATCATCACGCCGGAAATGGAATATGTGGCGATCCGCGAAAACCTTGCCCGCAAGGCCATGAAAGAAGCGCTCATCCGCGACGGCGAAAGCTTCGGCGCCGCGATCCCCGATCACGTGACGCCGGAATTCGTCCGCCAAGAGATCGCTCTGGGCCGGGCAATCATTCCCGCCAACATCAACCATCCCGAACTGGAGCCTATGATCATCGGCCGGAATTTCCTGGTGAAGATCAACGCCAATATCGGCAACTCGGCCGTCACCTCCTCCATGGCTGAGGAAGTCGAGAAGATGGTCTGGGCGATCCGCTGGGGCGCCGACACGGTCATGGATCTCTCGACCGGCCGCAACATTCACAACATCCGCGACTGGATCCTGCGCAATTCACCCGTGCCGATCGGCACCGTGCCGCTCTACCAGGCGCTGGAAAAGGTCGGCGGCATTGCCGAGGATCTGACCTGGGAGGTCTATCGCGACACGCTGATCGAACAGGCCGAGCAGGGCGTCGACTACTTCACCATCCATGCCGGCGTGCGACTGCATTACATCCCGCTGACCGTCAACCGCGTCACCGGCATCGTTTCGCGCGGTGGTTCGATCATGGCCAAGTGGTGTCTGCATCATCACAAAGAGAGCTTCCTCTACGAGCATTTCGAGGAAATCTGCGACATCTGCCGCGCCTACGATGTCTCCTTCTCGTTGGGCGATGGCTTGCGCCCCGGCTCGATTGCCGATGCCAATGATGCCGCCCAGTTTGCCGAGCTGGAGACGCTGGGTGAGCTGACCAAGATTGCCTGGGAGAAAGATTGCCAGGTGATGATCGAGGGTCCCGGCCATGTTCCCATGCACAAGATCAAGGAAAACATGGACAAGCAGCTGAAGACCTGCGGCGAGGCCCCCTTCTACACGCTGGGGCCGCTGACGACGGATATCGCGCCGGGTTACGACCACATCACCTCGGGCATTGGGGCGGCGATGATCGGCTGGTTCGGCACGGCCATGCTCTGCTACGTCACGCCGAAGGAGCATCTGGGTCTTCCCGACCGTGACGACGTCAAGGTGGGTGTCATCACCTACAAGATCGCGGCGCATGCCGCAGACCTCGCCAAGGGTCATCCGGCAGCGCAGCTGCGCGACGATGCGCTTTCCCGCGCCCGCTTCGAATTCCGCTGGGAGGACCAGTTCAATCTGTCGCTCGACCCGGAGACGGCGCGCTCCATGCATGACGAAACACTGCCGAAGGAGGCACACAAGGTCGCGCATTTCTGCTCGATGTGCGGGCCGAAATTCTGCTCGATGCGGATCTCGCATGATATCCGCGCCGAGGCCCAGAAGGAGGGTCTGACCGCCATGGCGGAGAAGTACCGCGCCGGCGGCGATCTCTACATGACGGCAGACGAGATCGCGGCACTTGAGACGGGGGAGCAGTCATGA
- the thiO gene encoding glycine oxidase ThiO, translated as MTVLVKGAGVAGLATALELARRGVSVEVVERRADIGLGASHWAGGMLAPYCEREAAEEIVLTSGLLAADWWDEAVPGLVQRRGTLVLANPRDLADLKRFATRTRGHRWLGEEEIRDLEPDLAGRFGTGLFFAEEAHLDPRKALRGLYQAVRQLGVSFRFGEEAGDAGAYSSVVDCRGPQAISEIEDLRGVRGEMLYLETSDVTLSRPVRLLHPRHPLYIVPRGNGLFMLGATMIETEDDGPITARSMMELLNTAYALHPAFAEARIVETGTGIRPAFPDNVPRLVETAEGLAVAGMHRHGFLLAPALAREAADRLSTAHALEKRRTA; from the coding sequence ATGACGGTTCTCGTGAAGGGCGCCGGTGTCGCGGGGCTGGCGACGGCGCTGGAACTGGCGCGCAGGGGTGTCTCCGTCGAGGTCGTGGAGCGCCGAGCCGATATCGGGCTTGGCGCCTCCCATTGGGCGGGCGGCATGCTTGCCCCCTATTGCGAGCGGGAGGCGGCGGAAGAGATCGTGCTGACATCAGGTCTCTTGGCTGCCGACTGGTGGGACGAGGCCGTGCCCGGTCTCGTCCAACGCCGGGGCACGCTGGTGCTGGCCAATCCCCGCGATCTTGCCGACCTCAAGCGATTTGCGACCCGCACGCGCGGTCATCGCTGGCTGGGCGAAGAGGAGATCCGAGACCTGGAGCCGGATCTCGCCGGGCGTTTCGGCACCGGCCTTTTCTTTGCAGAGGAGGCCCATCTCGATCCCCGCAAGGCATTGCGGGGTCTTTATCAGGCAGTGCGGCAGCTGGGTGTCTCCTTCCGCTTCGGCGAGGAGGCGGGTGATGCGGGAGCCTATTCGAGCGTCGTCGATTGCCGGGGGCCGCAGGCGATCAGTGAGATCGAAGACCTGCGCGGCGTGCGTGGCGAGATGCTCTATCTCGAGACAAGCGATGTCACCCTCTCCCGCCCCGTGCGCCTCCTGCATCCCCGCCACCCCCTCTACATCGTGCCGCGCGGCAACGGGCTGTTCATGCTGGGCGCGACCATGATCGAGACAGAGGATGACGGGCCGATCACGGCGCGCTCGATGATGGAACTGCTCAACACCGCCTATGCGCTGCACCCGGCCTTTGCCGAGGCGCGCATCGTGGAAACCGGTACCGGCATCCGCCCGGCTTTCCCGGACAATGTGCCCCGCCTCGTCGAGACGGCAGAAGGTTTGGCGGTTGCGGGCATGCATCGCCACGGCTTTCTGCTCGCTCCGGCATTGGCCCGTGAAGCCGCAGATAGGCTTTCGACCGCCCACGCCCTGGAGAAAAGGAGGACCGCATGA
- the thiS gene encoding sulfur carrier protein ThiS: protein MKLTVNGETLELDAGNLADLLAKLDYEGDWLATAINGELVHREERAAHPLNDGDRIEILSPMQGG, encoded by the coding sequence ATGAAGCTCACCGTTAACGGAGAAACCCTGGAGCTCGATGCAGGCAATCTCGCCGATCTGCTCGCAAAGCTCGACTACGAAGGCGACTGGCTGGCAACCGCCATCAATGGCGAGCTGGTTCACCGCGAGGAGCGGGCCGCCCACCCTTTGAACGATGGCGACCGGATAGAGATCCTCTCGCCCATGCAGGGAGGCTGA
- a CDS encoding thiazole synthase — translation MALELYGKTVASRLLLGTARYPSPAVLAEAVRRSKTEIVTVSLRRETAGGKAGGAFFQLIRELGVHVLPNTAGCHSAREAVLTAKMAREVFGTTWIKLEVIGHHDTLQPDVFQLVEAAKILVSESFEVFPYTTDDLVVGEKLLAAGCRVLMPWCAPIGSAMGPQNLPALKSMRAEFPDVTLIVDAGIGRPSHATTVMELGYDAVLLNTAVASAGDPAAMAEAFAKAIEAGHIAHGAGMLEPRDMAVPSTPVIGKGVFA, via the coding sequence ATGGCACTCGAACTCTACGGCAAGACAGTCGCCTCGCGCCTATTGCTCGGCACCGCGCGTTACCCCTCGCCTGCGGTGCTCGCAGAGGCCGTGCGGCGCTCGAAGACCGAGATCGTCACCGTCTCGCTGCGCCGGGAGACCGCGGGGGGCAAGGCGGGCGGCGCCTTCTTCCAGCTGATCCGTGAGCTCGGCGTTCACGTCCTGCCCAACACCGCCGGCTGCCACAGCGCCCGCGAAGCGGTGCTGACGGCGAAGATGGCGCGCGAGGTCTTCGGCACCACCTGGATCAAACTCGAGGTGATCGGCCATCACGACACGCTGCAGCCTGACGTTTTCCAACTGGTAGAAGCGGCGAAGATCCTCGTTTCAGAGAGCTTCGAGGTTTTCCCCTACACGACCGACGATCTGGTGGTCGGGGAGAAACTGCTCGCCGCTGGCTGCCGGGTGCTGATGCCCTGGTGCGCGCCAATCGGCAGCGCCATGGGGCCGCAGAATCTGCCGGCACTCAAATCCATGCGGGCGGAATTCCCGGATGTGACGCTGATCGTCGATGCCGGCATCGGTCGCCCGTCCCACGCCACCACCGTGATGGAACTCGGTTATGACGCCGTGCTGCTCAACACCGCCGTCGCCAGCGCCGGCGATCCGGCTGCCATGGCCGAGGCCTTTGCCAAGGCCATCGAGGCAGGGCATATTGCTCATGGAGCAGGCATGCTGGAACCGCGCGACATGGCCGTGCCATCCACCCCCGTGATTGGAAAGGGGGTCTTTGCATGA
- a CDS encoding thiamine phosphate synthase: MKLDPFYLIVDNADWIERLVPLGVKLVQLRMKDTEESVLRQHIRRARQCCADHGCQLIVNDFWQLAIDEACDFVHLGQEDLATADLAAIRSAGLKIGLSTHDEAELETALAAKPDYIALGPVYPTILKKMPWAPQGLERLTSWKEKVAPLPLVAIGGLRPDRLPGIFAAGADSAAVVTDITLNADPEARTREWLDVTEPRR, translated from the coding sequence ATGAAGCTCGATCCCTTCTACCTCATCGTCGACAATGCCGACTGGATTGAGCGGCTTGTGCCGCTGGGGGTCAAGCTGGTGCAGCTGCGGATGAAGGATACCGAGGAGAGCGTGCTTCGCCAGCACATCCGCCGCGCCCGGCAATGCTGTGCCGACCACGGCTGCCAGCTCATCGTCAACGACTTCTGGCAGCTCGCCATCGACGAGGCCTGCGACTTCGTCCATTTGGGACAGGAGGATCTGGCAACGGCAGACCTCGCCGCCATCCGCAGCGCGGGCCTGAAGATTGGCCTCTCAACGCACGACGAGGCCGAGCTCGAAACGGCACTCGCCGCCAAGCCTGACTATATTGCCCTCGGCCCGGTCTATCCGACGATCCTGAAAAAAATGCCCTGGGCGCCACAAGGCCTGGAACGGCTGACATCCTGGAAGGAAAAGGTCGCCCCCCTGCCCTTGGTCGCGATCGGCGGGCTTCGCCCTGACCGGCTTCCCGGCATCTTTGCAGCCGGGGCAGACAGTGCCGCCGTCGTGACGGACATCACGCTCAATGCCGATCCCGAGGCGCGAACCCGGGAATGGCTTGATGTGACCGAGCCGCGGCGTTGA
- the dapF gene encoding diaminopimelate epimerase has protein sequence MSDRVEFARMNGLGNKILVVDMRGRTDRVTPAAAVALAADPATAFDQIMAIHDPKVDGTDAYIDILNCDGSKAQACGNGTRCVVQALASETGRKSFTFQTIAGILNAVEHQDGTISVDMGKPVFAWDKIPLSEEFHDTSRIELQIGPIDAPILHSPSAMSMGNPHAVFWVDRDPMTYDLERFGPLLENHPIFPEKANITLAQITSKTTMVTRTWERGAGLTLACGSAACAAGVSAARTGRTERKVTITVASSPNRGTLTIDWRPDDKVVMTGPAEWEWSGMVDPATGSWQRDTSADAEAATQ, from the coding sequence ATGTCGGATCGGGTCGAATTCGCGAGGATGAACGGGCTTGGCAACAAGATCCTGGTCGTCGACATGCGCGGTCGCACCGACCGGGTGACCCCGGCTGCCGCAGTCGCGCTCGCCGCCGACCCCGCGACCGCCTTCGATCAGATCATGGCCATCCATGATCCCAAGGTCGATGGTACCGACGCCTATATCGACATCCTGAACTGCGACGGCTCTAAGGCCCAGGCTTGTGGTAATGGCACCCGCTGTGTGGTGCAGGCGCTTGCCAGCGAAACCGGTCGCAAGAGTTTCACCTTCCAGACGATCGCCGGCATCCTGAATGCCGTCGAGCATCAGGATGGCACAATCTCCGTTGACATGGGCAAGCCCGTCTTTGCCTGGGACAAGATCCCGCTCTCGGAAGAATTCCACGACACCAGCCGCATCGAACTGCAGATCGGCCCGATCGACGCGCCGATTCTGCATTCGCCCTCGGCCATGTCGATGGGCAATCCGCATGCTGTGTTCTGGGTCGATCGCGATCCGATGACCTATGATCTGGAACGCTTCGGGCCGCTCCTCGAAAACCATCCGATATTCCCGGAAAAGGCCAATATCACGCTGGCCCAGATCACCTCGAAGACAACAATGGTAACACGCACCTGGGAACGCGGAGCCGGCCTGACGCTCGCCTGCGGCTCTGCAGCCTGTGCCGCCGGCGTGTCCGCAGCGCGCACAGGCCGCACCGAGCGCAAGGTGACGATCACGGTGGCGTCGAGCCCCAATCGCGGCACGCTAACCATCGACTGGCGTCCCGATGATAAGGTCGTCATGACCGGCCCCGCCGAATGGGAATGGTCCGGCATGGTTGATCCGGCAACCGGCAGCTGGCAGCGCGACACAAGCGCCGATGCAGAGGCCGCCACCCAGTGA
- the mtaB gene encoding tRNA (N(6)-L-threonylcarbamoyladenosine(37)-C(2))-methylthiotransferase MtaB, translating to MKAEAAKAGLDNAILVNTCAVTSEAVRQARQAIRRARRENPQARIIVTGCAAQTEAQNFAAMPEVDAVLGNEEKLKAEHYRRLPDFGVSAEQKVAVNDIMSVTETAPQMVAHIDGHVRGFLQVQNGCDHRCTFCIIPYGRGNSRSVPMGAVVEQARKLVENGYREVVLTGVDATSYGADLPGIPTLGLLAKTLLKQVPDIQRLRLSSIDSIEADSHLFDLIADEPRFMPHLHLSLQHGDDMILKRMKRRHSRSDAIAFAEQVRRLRPGFAFGADMIAGFPTETEEMAANSARLAKEIGIAHLHVFPYSPRPGTPAARMPQLDRALVKARAAGLRAVAERLQAMHLASRVGTRQKLLVERNEMAHTEDFTLVATPGMTPGSLIEVSIGGHTSRHLTIASAAANAAA from the coding sequence ATGAAGGCCGAAGCCGCCAAAGCCGGCCTCGACAATGCGATCCTCGTCAACACCTGTGCGGTGACCTCGGAAGCTGTGCGCCAGGCCCGCCAGGCGATCCGCCGGGCGCGGCGGGAAAACCCGCAAGCGCGTATCATCGTCACCGGCTGCGCGGCCCAAACGGAAGCGCAGAATTTCGCCGCCATGCCCGAGGTGGACGCCGTCTTGGGCAACGAGGAAAAGCTCAAGGCCGAGCACTATCGCCGCCTGCCGGATTTCGGCGTCTCGGCGGAACAAAAGGTTGCCGTCAACGACATCATGAGCGTCACCGAAACGGCACCGCAGATGGTGGCGCATATCGACGGGCATGTGCGCGGCTTCCTCCAGGTGCAGAACGGCTGCGATCACCGCTGCACCTTCTGCATCATTCCCTATGGCCGTGGCAATTCGCGCTCCGTGCCGATGGGCGCTGTCGTCGAGCAGGCGCGAAAACTCGTCGAAAACGGCTATCGCGAAGTGGTGCTGACAGGCGTCGATGCGACGAGCTATGGCGCGGACCTGCCCGGCATTCCGACGCTCGGCCTTCTCGCCAAGACACTGCTGAAACAGGTGCCGGATATCCAGCGCCTGCGCCTTTCCTCGATCGACAGCATCGAGGCCGACAGCCATCTCTTCGACCTGATCGCCGATGAGCCGCGCTTCATGCCGCATCTGCATCTGTCGCTGCAGCATGGCGACGACATGATCCTGAAGCGCATGAAGCGCCGGCATTCGCGTTCCGATGCGATCGCCTTTGCCGAGCAGGTCCGGCGCCTGCGCCCCGGCTTTGCCTTTGGCGCCGACATGATCGCCGGTTTTCCGACAGAGACCGAGGAGATGGCGGCAAACTCCGCGCGCCTTGCCAAGGAGATCGGCATCGCACATCTGCATGTATTCCCCTACAGCCCCCGCCCCGGCACGCCGGCAGCCCGCATGCCGCAGCTCGACCGGGCGCTCGTCAAGGCACGGGCGGCCGGGCTTCGGGCCGTGGCCGAGAGATTGCAGGCTATGCATCTCGCCTCCCGAGTTGGGACCCGGCAGAAGCTGCTGGTCGAGCGCAACGAAATGGCGCATACGGAAGACTTCACCCTCGTTGCGACACCGGGCATGACACCTGGCAGTCTGATAGAGGTTTCGATCGGCGGGCATACCAGCCGCCATCTGACGATTGCATCGGCAGCGGCAAACGCTGCTGCCTGA
- the ftsY gene encoding signal recognition particle-docking protein FtsY: MALGFIKKVFTFGKEKPAETPAAPPELTAEEKSAILAESEPKGRDEDLPIAEDPVLAEEMATAGGSAVDLEADQDEPDASELTITAATDLSMVPLELLEAEEAVEQDLGGGDTEPTPPPTPTFHENPVQPADISQGVIADAVDPTETPIAVALPKGFSAAETAPPPIDVVPQVKQTWFQRLTAGLFRTSSQLTGQITALFTKRKLDDETLEELEDLLIQADLGVETALRVTDTLASERYGKDVTGEDVTKIMATEIVKVLKPVAKPLALDLSHKPHVILVVGVNGTGKTTTIGKLAAKLSGSGLKVMLAAGDTFRAAAIEQLKIWADRTGSTFIGTKLGADAAGLAYEAFEKAKAEKSDVLIIDTAGRLQNKTELMAELEKIVRVLGKLDPDAPHTVLQTLDATTGQNALQQVEIFRNVAGVNGLIMTKLDGTARGGILVAIAAKHKLPVYFIGVGEGIDDLEPFEAEDFASAIAGIAR; this comes from the coding sequence ATGGCCCTCGGCTTCATTAAGAAAGTCTTCACCTTCGGCAAGGAGAAGCCGGCAGAAACGCCTGCAGCGCCGCCGGAGCTGACGGCTGAAGAGAAGTCCGCGATTTTAGCCGAGAGTGAGCCGAAGGGTCGCGACGAAGACTTGCCCATTGCAGAAGATCCCGTTCTCGCCGAGGAAATGGCAACAGCTGGCGGTTCGGCAGTGGATCTCGAAGCGGATCAGGACGAGCCTGATGCATCGGAACTGACGATAACAGCGGCGACCGATCTTAGCATGGTGCCGCTGGAGCTTCTCGAAGCGGAAGAGGCCGTCGAGCAGGACTTGGGCGGCGGGGACACCGAGCCGACGCCGCCCCCAACGCCGACCTTCCACGAAAACCCTGTGCAGCCCGCCGATATATCGCAGGGTGTGATCGCCGACGCAGTCGATCCTACGGAGACACCTATAGCTGTCGCTCTGCCGAAGGGTTTTTCTGCGGCGGAGACTGCGCCGCCGCCAATCGATGTGGTTCCGCAGGTCAAGCAAACCTGGTTTCAGCGCCTGACGGCAGGCCTCTTCCGCACTTCCTCGCAGCTGACTGGCCAGATCACCGCGCTATTCACCAAGCGCAAACTGGATGACGAGACGCTGGAGGAACTGGAAGACCTGCTGATCCAGGCCGACCTCGGCGTGGAAACGGCGCTCCGCGTCACCGACACGCTGGCCTCCGAGCGCTATGGCAAGGACGTGACCGGCGAGGACGTGACCAAGATCATGGCGACAGAGATCGTCAAGGTGCTGAAGCCGGTCGCCAAGCCGCTCGCTCTCGATCTCAGCCACAAGCCGCATGTCATTCTCGTCGTTGGTGTCAACGGCACCGGCAAGACGACAACCATCGGCAAGCTGGCCGCCAAGCTGTCGGGCTCGGGGCTGAAGGTGATGCTGGCGGCCGGCGATACCTTCCGTGCGGCCGCCATCGAGCAGCTGAAGATCTGGGCCGACCGCACCGGCTCGACCTTCATTGGCACCAAGCTCGGCGCCGATGCCGCAGGCCTCGCCTATGAGGCCTTCGAGAAGGCCAAGGCGGAAAAATCCGATGTCCTGATTATCGACACCGCCGGCCGTCTGCAGAACAAGACGGAGCTGATGGCGGAACTCGAAAAGATCGTCCGCGTTCTCGGCAAGCTGGATCCGGATGCGCCGCATACGGTGCTGCAGACGCTGGATGCCACGACAGGCCAGAACGCCCTCCAACAGGTCGAGATCTTCCGCAATGTGGCGGGCGTCAACGGCCTGATCATGACCAAGCTCGACGGCACGGCGCGCGGCGGCATTCTGGTTGCCATCGCCGCCAAACACAAGTTGCCCGTCTATTTCATCGGCGTCGGCGAAGGCATCGACGACCTCGAACCCTTCGAGGCGGAAGACTTCGCCAGTGCCATCGCCGGCATCGCGCGCTGA
- a CDS encoding septation protein A: MSDTSTDTHASKAEKQNPLLKMALELGPLLIFFFGNLRGEWLARTFPELTAIGGPLLIATALFMVATVISLIISKIVFKHLPVMPFVSGIVVMVFGGLSIWLQDDTFIKMKPTIVNTLFGVVLLGGLAFGTSLLGYVFNAAFQLDAEGWRKLTLRWGIFFLFLAVLNEVVWRNFSDDVWVSFKVWGTMPITILFTLAQMPLIMKHSLEEKEAE; the protein is encoded by the coding sequence ATGTCGGACACATCCACCGATACCCACGCCTCCAAGGCCGAGAAACAGAACCCGCTGCTGAAAATGGCCCTGGAACTCGGGCCGCTCCTGATCTTCTTCTTCGGCAACCTGCGCGGCGAATGGCTCGCCAGAACCTTTCCGGAACTGACCGCAATCGGCGGACCGCTCCTGATCGCGACCGCCCTCTTCATGGTCGCAACTGTGATCTCGCTGATCATTTCGAAGATCGTCTTCAAGCACCTGCCGGTCATGCCCTTCGTGTCGGGTATTGTCGTTATGGTCTTCGGCGGCCTGTCGATCTGGCTGCAAGACGACACCTTCATCAAGATGAAGCCGACCATCGTCAACACGCTCTTCGGCGTCGTTCTGCTCGGGGGCCTGGCCTTCGGCACCTCGCTGCTGGGTTACGTCTTCAACGCGGCCTTCCAGCTGGACGCTGAAGGATGGCGGAAGCTGACGCTCCGCTGGGGCATCTTCTTCCTCTTCCTCGCCGTGTTGAACGAGGTCGTCTGGCGCAATTTTTCCGATGATGTCTGGGTCAGCTTCAAGGTCTGGGGCACCATGCCGATCACCATCCTCTTTACGCTCGCCCAGATGCCGCTGATCATGAAGCACTCGCTGGAAGAGAAGGAAGCGGAATGA
- a CDS encoding DUF2585 domain-containing protein: MTDTTSQAGENSTTRFWLAVTFVIILVQVVSQYLMGRLWICECGYVKLFEAGVNTPGNSQHLFDWYTPSHIIHGFLFYGLGWLVLRRKPLTAKLALAALIEAGWEILENSPLVIDRYRTATMAVGYSGDSILNSGMDMVAMIAGFFFAVRAPIWLTVVLTIAFEILTAIVIRDNLTLNVVMLVWPIEAVKTWQGAL, encoded by the coding sequence ATGACCGATACGACCAGCCAGGCGGGCGAGAACTCGACGACGCGTTTCTGGCTGGCGGTGACCTTCGTCATCATCCTCGTTCAGGTTGTCTCCCAGTATCTGATGGGGCGACTCTGGATCTGCGAATGCGGCTATGTGAAGCTCTTCGAAGCGGGCGTGAATACGCCCGGCAATTCGCAGCACCTGTTCGACTGGTACACGCCATCGCACATCATCCATGGCTTCCTCTTTTATGGCCTCGGCTGGCTCGTGCTGCGCAGGAAGCCGCTGACGGCAAAGCTCGCGCTGGCGGCCCTGATCGAAGCCGGCTGGGAAATCCTGGAAAACTCGCCTCTTGTCATCGACCGCTACAGGACGGCCACCATGGCGGTCGGCTATAGCGGCGACAGCATCCTGAATTCCGGGATGGACATGGTGGCAATGATCGCCGGATTCTTCTTTGCGGTGCGCGCGCCGATCTGGCTGACGGTGGTGCTCACGATCGCGTTCGAAATCCTGACGGCCATCGTCATCAGAGACAACCTGACGCTCAACGTCGTCATGCTGGTTTGGCCGATCGAGGCGGTGAAGACATGGCAGGGAGCTCTCTGA
- a CDS encoding DsbE family thiol:disulfide interchange protein: protein MTERTEPDVAGSKGRGRYLIAALPLLLFVGLAAVFMTQLQSGRDVSEIPSALIGTKAPMLDLVALEGSELPALTTAAISGKLTLVNVFASWCVPCRQEHPMLLELSKDPRVNVVGINYKDRNDNALRFLGELGNPYDAIGVDPNGKAAIDWGVYGIPESYLVGPDGMILYKKVGPFDPESFQTQLMPAIEKALAGS from the coding sequence ATGACCGAGCGTACAGAACCCGATGTAGCCGGTTCCAAGGGGCGTGGACGGTACTTGATTGCCGCCCTGCCGCTTCTGCTGTTTGTCGGCCTGGCAGCGGTCTTCATGACGCAGCTCCAGTCCGGTCGCGACGTATCGGAGATCCCGTCGGCACTGATTGGGACGAAGGCTCCCATGCTTGACCTTGTTGCCCTTGAGGGCTCCGAGCTCCCAGCACTGACCACGGCTGCCATTTCAGGCAAGCTGACGCTGGTCAATGTGTTTGCCTCCTGGTGCGTGCCCTGCCGCCAGGAACACCCGATGCTGCTCGAACTCTCCAAGGACCCGCGCGTCAATGTCGTCGGGATCAATTACAAGGATCGCAACGACAACGCCCTGCGGTTTCTTGGCGAACTCGGCAATCCCTACGACGCGATCGGGGTTGATCCAAATGGCAAGGCTGCCATCGATTGGGGCGTCTATGGCATTCCGGAAAGCTATCTCGTGGGACCCGATGGCATGATCCTCTACAAGAAGGTCGGTCCCTTCGATCCGGAGAGCTTTCAAACTCAGCTGATGCCGGCGATCGAAAAGGCGCTTGCCGGCAGCTGA
- the ccmD gene encoding heme exporter protein CcmD, whose translation MTHAFYVIGSYVLTAAICLSLGVWIYLDGRARRAELKALEGQGIRRRSAPAGQDTSA comes from the coding sequence ATGACGCACGCCTTCTACGTCATTGGATCTTATGTACTGACAGCCGCGATCTGTCTCAGCTTGGGCGTCTGGATCTATCTCGACGGTCGGGCGCGGCGGGCGGAACTGAAAGCACTGGAAGGACAGGGCATTCGCCGCCGTTCGGCCCCTGCCGGACAGGACACGTCGGCATGA